One genomic window of Bradyrhizobium sp. CCGE-LA001 includes the following:
- a CDS encoding PQQ-dependent sugar dehydrogenase has product MKFHRSVFQSALALAAVALFAGTSVSHAQQQDKSKPLKKYDSSTKEFWTHPPDDWFLGDETEAQKGLAPPSGPPTGASDAELANIVKKIKLPQGFKIEVYASGVLAARQMAWGDKGTLFVGSFGLGNVYAIKDNNGKKEVKTVLKGLNMPTGLAFRDGALYVIAVDKLIRYDNAEANLDKLGDGKVVYDDMPSYAAHGWKYIAVDKEGWFFLPFGPPFNIGIPPTSVSQIRRVDPKTGNAEIWALGVRNSVGGDVDPRTGKLWFTENARDWISDDLPSDKLNMINRIGEHFGYPYCHQGNLPDDKFAMGHKCSEFTPPVLNLGAHVAPLGMKFYTGNQFPADYKNNILIAEHGSWNRHKYQGARIVRVIVGPDGKNPKREVFASGWLEGDQGYLGRPNDILLDKDGSILVADDWAGAIYRISYSKK; this is encoded by the coding sequence ATGAAATTCCATCGATCCGTCTTTCAATCGGCCCTGGCGCTTGCAGCCGTAGCCCTTTTCGCAGGCACCAGCGTCAGCCATGCGCAACAGCAGGACAAGAGCAAGCCGCTGAAGAAGTACGACTCCAGCACCAAGGAGTTCTGGACCCATCCGCCGGACGACTGGTTCCTCGGCGACGAGACCGAGGCGCAGAAGGGCCTGGCGCCGCCCTCGGGCCCGCCGACCGGCGCTTCCGACGCCGAGCTCGCCAACATCGTCAAGAAGATCAAACTGCCCCAGGGCTTCAAGATCGAGGTCTATGCCTCCGGCGTGCTGGCCGCGCGGCAGATGGCCTGGGGTGACAAGGGCACGTTGTTCGTGGGCTCGTTCGGCCTCGGCAACGTCTATGCCATCAAGGACAACAACGGAAAGAAAGAGGTCAAGACCGTCCTCAAGGGCCTCAACATGCCCACCGGTCTCGCCTTCAGGGACGGCGCGCTCTACGTCATCGCCGTCGACAAGCTGATCCGCTACGACAACGCCGAAGCCAACCTCGACAAGCTTGGCGATGGCAAGGTCGTCTATGACGACATGCCGTCCTACGCCGCGCATGGCTGGAAGTATATCGCGGTCGACAAGGAAGGCTGGTTCTTCCTGCCGTTCGGACCGCCCTTCAACATCGGCATTCCGCCGACCAGCGTGTCGCAGATCAGGCGCGTTGATCCCAAGACCGGCAACGCCGAAATCTGGGCGCTCGGCGTTCGAAACTCGGTCGGTGGCGACGTCGATCCACGCACCGGCAAGCTCTGGTTCACCGAGAATGCCCGCGACTGGATCAGCGATGACCTGCCCTCGGACAAGCTGAACATGATCAACCGAATCGGCGAGCATTTCGGCTATCCCTATTGCCATCAGGGCAACCTGCCGGACGACAAGTTCGCCATGGGCCACAAATGCTCCGAGTTCACGCCGCCCGTGCTGAATCTCGGCGCGCACGTCGCTCCGCTCGGCATGAAGTTCTACACCGGCAACCAATTCCCCGCCGATTACAAGAACAACATCCTGATCGCCGAGCACGGCTCCTGGAATCGTCACAAGTACCAGGGCGCGCGCATCGTGCGCGTGATCGTCGGGCCCGACGGCAAAAATCCCAAGCGGGAGGTCTTCGCCTCCGGCTGGCTCGAAGGCGACCAAGGTTATCTCGGTCGTCCCAACGACATCCTGCTCGACAAGGACGGATCGATCCTCGTTGCCGACGACTGGGCCGGCGCGATCTATCGCATCAGCTACAGCAAGAAGTAA
- the panE gene encoding 2-dehydropantoate 2-reductase, translated as MRILVVGAGAIGGYFGGRLLQAGRDVTFLVRPRRAGELASAGLVIKSPNGDVTLKNPPTVQADAIKDKFDVVLLSCKAFDLDDAIKSFAAAVGPNTAIIPMLNGMKHLDTLDAKFGKERVLGGLCAIAATLNEQREVVQLQPMQSINYGERDGKLSDRVKAIDEAFKSGINGATASQNIMQDMWEKWVFLSSLAASTSLMRTSVGNILAAPGGRDFLLGMLDETSAVAAASGYPPGGPFFERVKGNLTAEGSPMTASMFRDIKAGLPVEADHVIGDLIARADAAKVPVPKLRIAYTHLKAYEKQRVG; from the coding sequence ATGCGTATCCTCGTGGTCGGCGCCGGTGCCATCGGCGGCTATTTTGGTGGCAGGCTGTTGCAGGCCGGCCGCGACGTCACCTTCCTGGTCCGGCCGCGACGCGCCGGCGAGCTCGCCAGCGCCGGCCTCGTCATCAAGAGCCCGAACGGCGATGTGACCTTGAAGAATCCGCCGACGGTTCAGGCCGACGCGATCAAGGACAAGTTCGACGTCGTGCTGCTCAGCTGCAAGGCGTTCGACCTCGACGACGCCATCAAATCGTTCGCAGCCGCGGTCGGGCCAAACACCGCGATCATCCCGATGCTGAACGGCATGAAGCATCTCGATACGCTGGACGCCAAATTCGGCAAGGAGCGCGTGCTCGGCGGGCTCTGCGCCATCGCCGCGACACTGAACGAGCAGCGCGAGGTGGTGCAGCTGCAACCGATGCAGTCGATCAATTACGGCGAGCGCGACGGCAAGCTGTCGGACCGCGTCAAGGCCATCGATGAGGCCTTCAAGAGCGGGATCAATGGCGCCACCGCCAGCCAGAACATCATGCAGGACATGTGGGAGAAATGGGTCTTCCTGTCCTCGCTTGCGGCCAGCACCAGCCTGATGCGCACCTCGGTCGGCAACATCCTCGCAGCGCCCGGCGGCCGGGATTTCCTGCTCGGCATGCTGGACGAGACCAGCGCGGTCGCGGCTGCGTCGGGCTATCCGCCAGGCGGGCCGTTCTTCGAGCGGGTGAAGGGCAATCTGACCGCCGAGGGTTCGCCGATGACGGCGTCGATGTTCCGCGACATCAAAGCGGGCCTGCCGGTCGAAGCCGATCACGTCATCGGCGATCTCATCGCACGTGCGGACGCTGCCAAGGTGCCGGTGCCGAAGCTGCGCATCGCCTATACGCATCTGAAGGCGTATGAGAAGCAGCGGGTGGGATAG
- a CDS encoding c-type cytochrome has translation MRVVRFGILSAVLLLAPAATAADNAAIKEKASVCSGCHGENGVSQTENIPSLAGQPDQFLQWQLVFFRAGSRKNDQMQPIVEGITNDDIRSFGAYFASLAPPKSSEDNDPDLSKKGAQVAAGRRCASCHLDNYAGTKAVARLAGQREEYLVKALRDYKAGQRVGGGVAAMADVAYHMSEEEITAVSHYLAHLK, from the coding sequence ATGCGGGTCGTTCGGTTTGGAATTCTGTCTGCGGTGCTCCTGCTTGCGCCGGCTGCTACGGCCGCCGACAATGCCGCGATCAAGGAAAAGGCTTCCGTCTGCTCCGGCTGTCACGGCGAGAACGGCGTCTCGCAGACCGAGAACATTCCATCGCTGGCCGGCCAGCCCGATCAATTCCTGCAATGGCAGCTCGTGTTCTTTCGCGCCGGCTCGCGCAAGAACGACCAGATGCAGCCGATCGTCGAAGGGATCACCAACGACGACATCCGCAGCTTCGGGGCCTACTTCGCCTCGTTGGCGCCGCCGAAGAGTTCAGAGGACAACGATCCTGATCTGTCGAAGAAAGGCGCGCAGGTTGCCGCCGGCCGCCGATGCGCGTCATGCCATTTGGACAATTATGCCGGCACCAAGGCGGTTGCACGGCTCGCGGGCCAGCGCGAGGAATACCTTGTCAAGGCGCTGCGCGACTACAAGGCCGGCCAACGCGTCGGCGGCGGCGTCGCCGCGATGGCCGATGTCGCCTATCACATGAGCGAGGAGGAAATCACCGCCGTCTCGCACTATCTCGCGCATCTGAAGTAG